Below is a genomic region from Gillisia sp. Hel_I_86.
ATCTCTGTTTGTATAGATTTGCTGAATATCATACTGCTCAAAAAGCTCCTTGAAAACAGCTAGTGGTTTACCAGAATACATAGCAAGAGAACTTCCTTTTGCTTGAAGCTCTTTTCGCATTTTTTGAAGCGTATTGTATATAAAACTAACACGGGCATCATTTTTAGGAAGATCCTCCAAGATCTCAGTGTCGAAAATAAAAATGGGAAGCACTGGAAAATCACCTTTTAAAGCCTCCAACAATCCAACATTATCATCTAACCTAAGATCTCTTCGAAACCAAAATATCGATATTTTTTTATTCATCAATGTACATTTAAAGTGGAAACTCCTCCGTCTATTCCTAGTATTTGCCCTGTCATCCAACTGCTTTGTTCGGATAGTAAAAAATCTACTGCATTTGCCATCTTCTGGAGTCCCAGCTCTTTTTACAGGATGGCGTTCTCCCATTTTTACTCGTTTTTCATCATTGGAGAGTAATTTTTGGGATCAGGTAAAAATTCCCAAGCTTCATTTGCTGAAATGGGCAACTTCGATGTGGTATGTAAAGTGTGGAATTTCATGGTTTTTAATTTCGGGACAAATTTAGGGTATTAATTGTTTAGCTTAAAATGATTATTGTTAAACAAAGTTTAATTTTGATCTCTTTGTTGGTAAAGGTTTAGAAACATTGGAATGCGTATCTTTGAAAAAATCAACAAACTAAATATTATGAAAAAAGTTTTTTTATTCATGTGCGCAGGATTAATCTCATTAGGAGCCTCTGCACAAATTGAAGCCCCTCAACCAAGTCCTTTGGCAAAAATTGAGCAAAAAGTAGGTCTTACAGATGTAACCTTGGAATATTCCCGTCCGGCAGTTCGTGGTCGTGAAATCTTTGGAAGCCTGGTTCCTTTTGGGAAAGTATGGCGAACAGGAGCCAATGCAAACACAAAAATCACTTTTAGTGATGATGTAGAAATTGGAGGAAAGAAGCTGGCAAAAGGAACTTATGCTATATATACAATTCCAAATAAAGATTCTTGGGAAGTAGTGTTTTACAAGGATGCCAACAATTCGGGAGTTCCACAAGAATGGGATGAAGCTAAAGTGGCTTTAAAAGCAACGGCAAAGGTAGAATCCATGCCTTTCTCTATGGAATCTTTTGGGATCTTCGTAAATGAAATTAAGAATGATGGTGCCGTTTTGGATTTTGTATGGTCCAATACCGCAGCTTCTTTGCCATTTACAGTACCAACAGATGCCAAGACCATGGCAAGCATAGAAAAAGTTATGAATGGTCCGGGAGCCAACGATTTTTTTGCGGCAGCTAGTTTTTATCAGGAAAGTGGGAAAGATCTTAAAAAAGCGCATGAATGGATCAAGAAAGCAACTGCAATGCAGGAAGATGCCTTCTGGATGTGGAGAAAAAGATCACTTATCGAAGCTGAACTAGGTATGAAAAAGGAAGCTATTTCCAGTGCACAAAAATCATTGGCGATGGCAGAAAAAGCTAAAAATGCAGATTATGTTAAAATGAACAAGGACTCTCTAAAAGAATGGGGCGCTATGTAATTTTAAATTACCACATTAAAGAGCCTGCTGAAAAGCAGGCTTTTTTAATTTATATGTTTGTCATCCTAAAAGTAGCACAGCGGATTGAAGGATCTCTAAGAAACAGCAATCATGTTTTTAAAAATAGATCCTTCCTCCGTCAGGATAACAAGTTGGTACTACAATGTCATTTCGAGATCCGTGATAAAAAAATTATCCAGCGTAGGAAATTGACGTGTTTTTTATATAAGCTGATGGGATGCTGAAACAAGTTCAGCATGACGACAATTGCGCATCGTCACCCTGAACTGGTTTCAGGGTCTTGGATTCACAAATAAATAAAAACACGTCAATGGTAGCGTAGACGAGAAGCCTTCTATTGCTTCCCAACCATAACTTAGTATTTAAATGTCGTTCTGTCACGATAATTATCAAGATCTAATTGATCATTCTGAAAGTAGCACAGCGAATTGAAGGATCTCCTATGTTGTAATAATACTGTTTATTACTATCCTAGAGATTCCTCCTTCGTCGGAATGACAGTACAGCGTTTTTTGTCATTCTGAAAGAAGTGAAACAAATTGAAGGATCTCAATGAAGCCATACATTTGCTTTGAGGTTCCTCCTTCATCGGAAGGCCGGTATAGCGATCGAAAAATGGATATAACTTTATTGATAAACCAAACCAATTTCTTTTCTAATTGCATCCAATAATTCAATTAGATCGAGGCTTTTGGCGAAAGTCATTTTAGTGCTTTCTTTTTTGCCCTCTGCTAGCATAGTTTGAAGATGTGTTGCCTCAAAATTATAGCCATGAGTAGTTACCGGAAATTCGATGGTTTCTTCATTCCCATCCAACTGGATTGTTATAGAGGAAGGTTCATGAAATCTGGTATTTAAAACTACCTCTGCCTCTTCAAATTTTAAAGTGGCCATGGTTGGAGTAGTTTCATCTATAGCACTGTAAAGATGAGCCTTTACACCATTGGAGTAAGAAAATTCGATAGTGCAATTTTCATCCACGCCCGTTTTTCCGATTTTTGCGTTCGCTTTTATCTCTCGAGGTTTTCCTAATAAGCTTAAAGCCAAGAATACAGGATAGATACCCACATCCATCAAGCTCCCCCCGCCAAGTTTTTTATTGTAAATGCGTTTTTCTGGATCGAAGGGGGCGTTAAATCCAAAATCTGCTTCGAGACCTACTAGTTCTCCATATTTCTTGGATTCGACCAAGTCTAGAACATAATTAAAATGTGGAAGAAATTGGGTCCACAAAGCCTCCATTAAAAACACCTTCTCTTTTCGAGCCTCGGTGATCATGGTTTCTACTTGATCTAAATTTATCCCTAAAGGTTTTTCGCAGAGTACTGCTTTTTTATGCTGAAGACACAGTAGGGAATGCTCGAAATGAAATGTATGTGGAGTAGCTATATAAACAATATCTACTTTTTCGTCTTCAACCAGTTCTAAATAACTCCCGTAAGAAACTGCAATGTTTAAATTTTCAGCAAATTCTTCAGCTTTATTTAGCGATCTACTTGCCACTGCGTAAAGATTTGCTCCTGGTACCGATAAGAGATCTTCGGAAAATTTTTTGGCAATTTTCCCTGCACCCAGTATTCCCCAATTATAAGTTTTAGTCTGCATTGTTTTTAAGTTTATCTGGTGAATGAATTACGCTCTGCAGGACAAGTGCTAGCAACATAACCAAAGCACATCCCACTAGATTAAGCCACAAATAAGGGAGTACCCCTAATTTGTAGATTAAAATAATTAAAGCCTGGGTAATAAGGGCGGCAATAAACACTGCATTGCTGTTTACATGTTTTATAAAGAATGCCAGCAAGAATATTCCCAGTACATTTCCGTAGAAAATAGAGCCAATAATATTCACCAACTGAATGAGATTGTCGAACAAACTGGCAAAACTGGCAAAAAGTATGGCCAACAAGCCCCAGCCCAAAGTGAACCACTTGGACATTTTCACATAATGTTCATCAGATTTCTCCTTAGAAACATTTCTTTTATAAAGATCTATGGTGGTGGTGGAAGCCAAAGCATTCAATTCTGAAGCGGTGGAGGACATCGCTGCCGATAGTATTACTGCTAGTAGCAGCCCTATGAGGCCTCTTGGCAGGTTGTTCAGAATAAAATGGATAAACACATAATCTTTGTCATTTGTTTCCAAATCCTCGCTTACGTTGCTTATCATGGCTTTTGCTTCTTCCCGATTGGCTTCTTCTAGGGAGTCGAGTTCTAAAAGTTCGGTTTTATATTGGTTGAGTTCTCTTGCGGAAACGGTCTCCAGGCCATTGCCAAAACGTATACTGGTTTCTTTTCTTTTTTGCTGAATATCCTCATTCTTAACCATCAATTGCCGGTACTCTTCCGAATATTCAGACTCCAACACCGCTTTTTGAGCTGCCGGATTAAAATTTAAGGGTGCCAGATTGAATTGATAGAACACAAATACCATAACCCCCACCAAAAGAATGAAGAATTGCATTGGCACTTTTAGGATTCCATTGAAGATAAGTCCCAATTGCATTTCCCGTACCGATCTCCCGGTTAAATAACGCTGCACCTGACTTTGATCTGTTCCAAAATAAGATAAGGCTAGAAAACTCCCACCAATCACTCCGCTCCAAACCGTGTATCTATTATCCAGATCGAATGAAAAATCCAAAATATCGAGCTTTCCGCTGGCTCCGGCAATATCCAACGCATTGGAGAAACTTATATCTGCAGGTAGGTATTGAATTATCAAGAAAAATGCAGCGAACATCCCGGCAAAGATTACTGCCATTTGCTGCTTTTGGGTAACATTAACTGCCTTGGTGCCACCAGAAACGGTATAGATAATAACCAACACCCCAATAATAATGTTGAGTGTTGTAAGGTTCCATCCCAAGACTGCCGATAAAATAATAGCCGGTGCAAAAATGGTGATTCCGGCAGATAGTCCCCGCTGAATTAAAAACAACAATGCCGTTAAAGTCCTGGTTTTAAGATCGAATCTGGATTCCAAAAATTCGTAAGCGGTATAAACCTTTAACCTATGATAAATGGGAATAAATACCATGCATATTATTACCATGGCAATTGGCAAACCAAAATAGAATTGAACAAAACCCATCCCATCGTGATAGGCTTGGCCTGGGGTAGATAAAAATGTAATCGCGCTTGCCTGGGTTGCCATAACAGAAAGTCCGATAGTCCACCATTGGGAATCCTTCCCGCCCCCAATATAATCTTTTACGCTGTGGCTCCCCTTTGTTTTGTAGACCCCATAAATAACTATAAACGCTAGGGTTCCTATTAAAATGATCCAATCTATTAATTGCATATTAGGAGAATAGGTTCATTAAAAAATAGAACAAGATTATATATGCCAAATTTGCTAGAAGTACTATAGTATATGATTTTTTCCAAATATATTTTTTAGGAGTTTCCATTTATTTACCGATTGAGATTAGGTTGGCAAATAATCTAAAAGCTCCTGGTACTGCCTCTGGGAACTGTCTAAAAAAGCTTAACCCGGTATAGATATAATGGCCTTTTCCATACTTAGCGATAAGCAAGCTTCCTTTGCTGCTAGTTTCATTTGTATCTTTCATTGCAAAGATCGGAGTAAATTCTGGAGCCCAAGAATCTGAAAAATACAAACCACGTTCCTGTACCCAGTTTTCAAAATCTTTTGGAGTGATCTTGTTTGGGCTATTTAAAACAGGATGTTGCGGATCCAAAAATTCCACTTTTGCATCTTCTTCGGTAACCCTATCCCTGGAAAGTTCCAATTTATAAGGTGCTATATTATCCAGAACCAAACCGCGGTTGGTATTGTATTGAGAGATCAGGGTGCCACCATTTTCAACATATTTTAATAACTCCCCTTGTTTGAACTTTAGGATATCCAAGGTATTGTATGCCCGGATCCCTAATACGATCGCATCAAATTTTGCCAAAGCAGCAGCATCAATTTCCTCAGGGACTATTTTAACAACCTTATATCCAATTTGTTCCAAGCTCTCTGGAATTACATCTCCTGCGCCTTCAATATAACCAACCAGCCCTCCTTTTTTCTTGATGTTCAACTTCACCAATTTAGTACCAGCTGGTAGCGCCAATGTTTGTAAAGGAATATGCTCATAATCTATCCTTAAAACTTCATCTGAATACACCCGGCCTTCAAAAGTGATCTCAGGAATTAAATTCGCTTCGTTTTGTTCTTTTGGGGGAGTTACCGTAAAAACAAGTGTGGCGGTTCCGCCATTGTTCTTTATATCAAAATTTGCCTCTTTTGGTTCAATTTTCCAAGATTTAGAAGCCTTTAAGCTAACTTTACCTTTTGTATTCTCCTTTTGAGCAGTCACAGTTAAATTTATTTGCTTGGCTGCCCCATTCGTATAAATAAGCACCTTATCATTAAAGGATGCTGATACAGGAGGAATAATCTCAAAGGGCTGGTATATTTCCCCTTTTACAGGATCTGTAGTTTTATAGACAAGTTCTTTTTCGAAAGGGATAGTTTCCCCGTAAAATTTCAGGTTAAAGATAACTTTCGTCATTCTTGGAGCTTCCGGCAAACCAACCAGTTTTGGATCTTCCACCACATAAGTTCCTAAATTCGGATTTTCACCTAACCAATAGGGAGATGTGTATTTTGCATCTTTTGGGATGGTGTAAATTAGTTTTTCCCTCCAGGCCTCATTGTTGTTAAGTGTTTTTTTAGGCTCTGCGGAAGAGCTTCCAGAAACAACATTTATCGAGACTAGTTCCACGGAAACATCACTTCTATTTATCGCTTCAAATTCAACCTCAACAGATTGATATAAAGTAGCATAAGGTGTGTTACTTATAGCTTCTAAATAAATTCCGCTACTGGCTAATATAATCTCTTTTATTTCAGAAGTTTTAATGGTTTTCCAATACCCATCCTCAAGAACATTGATCAACTTATAAGCTTCCACCAATTTGGGCAGGCTTTCCGAAGGATCCCTGAAGTTATAATTTTCTTCTACTTCCATTAAAATTTTTCCAATAGCTGCACCTCCTTTTAACCGGTTCCAAGAAGTATCGATTCCTGCGAAAAGATCACCTTTTGTTTCCGGTACTTCGCCATCAATTAATTCCAAATATTCAAGCTGGCTACCACGGCTTCCGCTACTGCCAAAACCCTGAGATCTATGCTGACTTCGGCTTAAAGCTGCAATTTCTGGATTGGATAATCCGTTCCAAGGGAAATAAACGCCGGTATCGAATTGTATAAAATTGGATTTATCGGCTTTGTCGAACGCATCCTGACTTTCGTAGAACCAAGGAGACGTATTGAAATAAAGACGGGTAGGGGAAAATACCTCGGTATGTTTTAATTGCTCCGGGTAGGCATTCTTGTCATTCGCAAGCTTAAATGCTTCTACGCTTAACAAAGCAGAAGCGGTATGTTGCCCATGGGTTTCTCCTGATGTACGATGGTTGAACCTATTAATAATTATATCTGGTTTAAAAGTCCGGATCGCCCAAACCACGTCTCCCAGTACCACTTCTTTATCCCATATTTGTAAAGTTTCTTCGGGAGTTTTGGTATAGCCAAAATCGATTGCCCTCGTAAAACGTTGCTTGCCACCATCTATTCTTCTTGCAGCTAGAAGTTCCTGGGTTCTAATAACTCCTAATAGCTCCTTTAGCTCGGGCCCAATTAGGTTTTGCCCACCATCTCCACGAGTGATGGATAAATAACCTGTTCTTGCATTTACTTCACTGGACAAATAGGAAATTAGCCGGGTATTTTCATCATCGGGATGCGCAGCTATGTAAAGTACAGAGCCTAAAAAATTCAATTTTTTAAGAGCTTGATCTATTTCTACGGAATTTAATTTTTTAGGAGCTTGTCCTTGTGCTGTAATAAAGAACAAAACCAAGATAAATGGAAGAATTTTGCGCATCGGAAAATATTGGTTCAATAATTTCAAATATATAAATTTCCAAGGGGTTCCAAGGTTTTATATAGGGAGAATCTAAAGGCTGTCTTTCCCTTCATCCAGATAGACATCTTTTTTGATTAGGGAAACCGCCTTTTGTAAAATTAGATTGTTTGGATAGGTCACTAGTTCTCCTTGGTCATTTATAAGATGGATATGAAATGCTTTTATATCATCTATAATTCCTTCAATAGGAGCGTCTTTATCATGGATCTTTATTTTATCTCCAATTTTATACGGAAAAGAGAAGAATAGGATAATCCCTGAAGTGATATTGCTAAGAATGGACCAAATAGCAAATAATGCCACACCAATAACAGCGAATATAGAGGAGAAATATATTGAAAGATCTTTTACTCCTACTCCCCATGCAAGGGACAACAAGAATACCGATACCAAGAAAATAAGGATGTTGATATATTTGAACATTAACCGGGTCCTGGTAATATGGATTTCACTTTGCTTTCCAACCCGATGTGCTGCTTTTTTCATGGTAAACTGAATGATAAGTAGCGAAACCACGATGATGGTGGTATAAATTATTTGATTTTGGTACGTGTAGAAGATAGCCATCATTAATTTAAATTCAGTTGCTCCCGCAAATGTAAATCTTTATTGGATTTTTTGGTCCAGTAATCAGATTTTATCTCTTTCATTTTTGTGGCAGTAGTAGTGTATAGTTTCCCATCCACTTCTGAATCTTCTTGCCATTTTTCAATTTTGAAGGGAGCGATATTGGAATAATAGATTTTTAGATCTCTTTTAAGTTCTTGGTAACTTATTTTATACACGCTCCATTCCCCATCCTGATAGAATTCGGCCATTGCATCGTATGCCTTTGTTTCTTTGTGTGCAAGTCTCAAAGTTTCGAAAGATGGAACCATGTGAATATCTCCGGTTGGCAAAAGATCGGGATTAATTCTTAATTGTGTCCAAACTTCATTTTCCAAATATGTTTTAGATAATTCCGATTCTTTATCTGCTTCCCCTTCAAAATAAGAGTGCGAATCTATCTTAAAATTGTCCCTGTTATTTAGCTGAATATATACATGACCGCACCATTCTTGGATAGAGGCGGAAACTTTTAACGCATGCGACCTTCCTTCTAAAGGATAAAAAGTGCTCTGCATGATGGAATACGGATAAATCCCTGTATTAAAATTCTTTGTGGCATTTAGTTTAAGTACAGGGATCGTCTTGTCGCTCTTGGTGTTGGCCTTTACCTGAGCTTCCGGCAGGAATTCTTCGGTAACATACATCAGCACGGCAGTTCCTTCCCTAGGTTCGCCATACCTGGATTGATCTAATTTATACGAAGTGATCTCTGCTTCCCCATTGAACCAATAGGATTTGAATTTTTCTGAAAGTTTTCGTTCGGGAAGCAAGACTTCTTCAGTAGAAGTATTTTCTTCACATCCAGATAAAAGGAACAATAGAAATGTTCCAAAAAGGAGAGGCTGAAATTTAGAGCTCATAAATTTACTTTTATCTAAAATTACGAAAAATTTATAGCGAAGCTATCTCCAATAAGGTTTCATAAACCAAATGTGTAGGGAGTCCAACAACATTAAAATAGCTGCCTTCCACGTTTGTGATCCCAATTAAACCTATCCATTCTTGAATTCCGTAGGCGCCAGCTTTATCCAAAGGATGATAATTTAGAATATAATAGTCTATTTCTTCTTTGCTTAATTCCTTAAAAGTGACTTTTGTGGTGGCATTTACCGTGCTCTGAAAGGTTGAAGTTGTAAAGGTGACCGAAGTGATTACTTCATGGGTTTTCCCAGACATGGATCGTAACATTTCAAATGCTTGCTTGGTGGTTTCCGGTTTTCCAAGAGCCTCATTTTCATGCCAAACAATGGTATCGCTGGTAATTAAAATATCCTCTTTTCTTAGTTCATGTCTAAATACCCCTGCTTTAAGTTCAGATAGGTAATCGGTTATTCCGGAATGCTTTAATCGCCCAGGGTAAACCTCTTTTACTTTTTTCACATTGATGATAAATGGGATATTTAGGTCCTTTAAAAACTGATGCCTTCTTGGAGAACCAGAGGCCAATATAATTCGATGATTTTTTAATTTTTCCTTCAGCATAGCTTAACGTAATATGAATTTATAAAGTCCCAGGGAGATGATCCCGAGAAGCATGATTATTTTTAAGAGCAGACTGAGTTTGGTATAATCCCTTTTGTTTTCCGCAGTCCAAATATGTATCATGAAATAAAGCAAAGGGGCCACGATAAGAAATAAGGCATACAAGACCGCCCATAAATTCTCGAACAAGTAATTATAAAGGTAATAGACAACCGCAATGAGCGGTAACAGGCCAATAAGAAATATCACCAAGTTCGTTCGTTTTTCCCCGATCGCTATAGGAAGCGTATTTCTTCCAGCATTGTAATCCCCCTTGATATCCTCCTGATCTTTCACCATTTCCCGAAGCCAGTTCAGTAATAAAGCAAATAGCGAGTAATCTAAAATAATGGAAAATATTATGGATTGGGTTTGCTGGTTTTCTGGGGTAATGACCGGTAATAGATCATAAAGTCCCACAATGATAATACTGAAGGCAACCAACATACTAATTGCCAGATTCCCTACAATTATAATATGTTTTAGATAGGTAGCGTAGAGATATAGCAGCGCAGAAATAGTGATGAATATTGATGAAAAGCCCGGTTTTCCTATAAGATTGGAGATAAAAAACCCAATTCCAACTCCCACGATACTTAATAGAATATAAAGTATATACGCTAAATTGAATGGGATTTTGGTGCCTACTAGCACTTTTTCGGGTTTATTGATGCTATCGGTTTCCAGATCATGGATATCGTTAATAATATTTCCTGCAGCAGCGATGCAGATAGTTGCGATTGCTAGCAAAGAAAAACCCAAGCCACTTAGGGTGATGCTTATGCCAAAACTATCCAACAAGCCATATTTAATTAGGACTTGTGTGAGAAGGATCATTGCTAGATTTGGAACCCTCACCAATTTCAAAACTGCTAATAGCATAGGACTATTTATATTGAACCGATTTTATATTGATAGTTAAAATCTTCTAGCTTTTGGAAGCATCAAGATTTTGAAGCCATTTCCCCTGCACTTTTAGGACCTGCTCTATTACGTCTCGCACACAGCCTTTTCCGCCCTTTTTATGAGAAACATAGCGACTAATATCTTTGATCTCTGCGGCGGCGTCTTGAGGGCAACACGGCATTCCTACGAGTTTCATCACATATAGGTCCGGAATATCATCGCCCATATAAAGAACGTGCGCTGGGTTTATATCATAGATATCCATAAATTCCTTCAATTGCTCCACCTTATCGGACACTCCTAGAAAAATGTTGGTAATTCCAAGATCCCTCAATCGTTTTCTAACGCCTTCATTTTTACCTCCAGATATTATGCACACATTGTACCCGGCCAATTCAGCGGTTTTTAGTGCGTAACCATCTTTAATGTTCATGGTTCGAAGCAATTCTCCCGCAGTATTTACTTGAATGCTGCCATCGGTAAGCACGCCATCCACGTCGAAAATGAACGTGCTAACATGATTCAAATATTCTTTATAATTCTTTTCCATGGAGGTTTTGAATAGATAAGGTTAAAAGTGAATATATATTTTGTTGTTCCTCGTTCAGAAATTCTAAATGAGAATTGATAACTTCTTGATCTTCCCTCTTTGCAGGACCTGTTTGTGCGTCTTTTGGGCCCATATTTATTGCTTTTGAAGCGGTTTCAAGTATCAAAGGATGCAAAATTTCAAAAGGGACTTGATTGTTATTACAGATTTTTTCGCCTTCGGTATATAGAAAGTTTACAAAATTGCTCACAAAAACCGCGGCAACATGTAGGGATTTTCTTTGTTCTGAAGAGATCTCAAATACTTTTCCTGAAATTTCTGAAGCCAATTCTTTTAGAATGATTGTATTTGCAATAGTGTTGGTTTCAATGCAGATGGGGATTTTGGTAAAATTGACTTTTTTATGCTTGGAAAAGGTTTGAAGCGGGTAAAACACCCCATGATTTTTGAACTTATTGAGTACTTCGATAGAAACGGCACCCGCAGTATGTAAAACCAAAGCGTCCGTTTCTTTCATTTTTTGACTTACTTTAGCCAATATATCGTCTTTTAGGGCAAGAATATAGATATCGGCGGGAGTGATTTCATCAAGATCTGTAGTAATTTCAACTTCATCTTTAAAATGTTGAAGGCTTGTTGAAGCATGGTTATAAACCTGAATGATCTTATAATTAGCTGAATTATTATACGCCTCAAATAAATGAGTGGCTACATTTCCAGTCCCAAAAAGTACAATGCGTTTCATTTGGCTAAAATACCAAAATTTCTGGGTTTAAAATTAACATATAACGATGGGAAATGCTTGTGTTTATAGCCCGCTAAGTATTTAAATTTAGTTAAATTTGCAACGTTTTAAAATAGTTTTAAATGCAAAATAAAATAACGTCTGTCTTATTTTCTACCCGAATAATGGCAGTCTTGTTCATTGTCTTCGCCATCGCAATGGCTCTGGGAACTTTTATAGAAAGTTGGTACACCATAGAAACCGCTCGCGTGTTAATTTATAATACGTGGTGGTTCGAGGGAATCATGTTGTTCTTTGTTATCAACTTCTGCGGAAATATCATTAGATATGGAATGCATAAACGCGAAAAATGGTCCTCTTTATTAATTCACCTTTCGTTTATTTTAATATTAATTGGAGCTTTTGTTACCAGATATATTAGTTACGAAGGTATAATGCCAATTCGTGAAGGAGAAACTACCAGTTCATTTCTTTCGGAAAGAACCTATTTAACCACCTATTTGGATGGAGAAATAGACGGGGAGCCACGTAGAAGAGTAGTGGAGGAAGCAGTTCTTTTAGCTCCCGAAACAGAAAATGATATCACCATCAACACCGATTTTAACGGTCAAGATGTTACTATCGAGGTAATCAATTTTATCCATGGAGCAGAAGAAGGCTTGATACTGGCAGAAAATGGAGACAATTATTTGAAAATTGTTGAAGCTGGAGATGGCAGCAGGCATGAGCATTATTTAAAGGAAGGTGAAATAGCCAATATACATAATACCTTGTTTGCCCTAAATAAACCTACCGATGGTGCCATTAACATTGAGGTAAGTGAAGAGGAGGGAACCTATCTATTAAGAACTCCTTTTGAAGGAGATTTCATGAGAATGGCAGATCAGTTAAAAGGCGAGGTAATAGCAGATAGTACACAAATTTTAATGTTAAGGTCTTTATATAATATTGGTGGGGTGCAGTTTGTGGTTCCAGAACCAATGGCCAGGGGGAATTACGATATTATCCCTACCGAAGAAAAAGCACCAAACCAACTTAATGCGGTTACCCTAAAAGTAACTACTGGAGGGGAATCCAAAAATATTACCATGCTTGGTACCAAAGGTGTTGTGAACGCTCCCAAAAATTTAAAAGTTGGTGGATTGGATATTTATCTTAATTATGGCTCTAAAGAAATGCAATTGCCGTTTTCTATCAAGTTAAACGATTTTATTGCCGATAAATTTCCCGGTACAGAGAGTAATCCTACTCCAAGTTATGCCGCGTTTAAAAGTAAGGTAGAAGTAATTGATGATAATGGATCTGAACCATACGAGATCTTTATGAACCATGTATTGGATAAAGAAGGATATAGGTTCTTTCAGGCCTCGTTCGATCCAGATGAAAAGGGAACTGTACTCTCTGTAAATCATGATTTTTGGGGAACATGGATCACTTATATTGGATATTTTTTATTGTATTTAGGCCTTATGTTGATCTTGTTCGATAAAGGAAGTAGGTTTGGTAAATTAAAGGTGATGTTGGATAAAGTGAAGGAAAAGAAAGCAGCACTTAGCTTAGCAGCTGCATTGTTTTTGAGTATTAGTTATGGATTTGCCCAGACCAATGCTCAAGAAGAGGACAATCCTGCTCACATTGCCTCTAACAAGGCCATGGTAGACTCACTGATCCAATCTTCTGCCGTAGATGCAGGGCATGCGGCAAAATTCGGGAAATTGGTTATCCAGGATGCAGGTGGAAGAATGAAGCCGGCAAATACATTTTCTTCAGAACTACTTCGAAAAATCAGTAAAAAAGATTCTTATGAAGGTTTAAATGCCGACCAGATCTTGATCTCCATGACCGAGAATCCGGTTTTGTGGTATAATGTCCCATTGATTTACGTAAAACCAAACAACGATAGTATCAGGCATATTGCAGGGGTGAGTGAAGATGATAAATATATTGCGCTAACAAATTTCTTTGATGCTAAGGGTTCCTATAAACTTTCTCCTTATTTGGAAGGTGCTTATAAGGCAAGTGTGCCAAACCAGTTTCAGAAAGATTTCATAGAAACCGATAGAAAAG
It encodes:
- a CDS encoding KdsC family phosphatase translates to MEKNYKEYLNHVSTFIFDVDGVLTDGSIQVNTAGELLRTMNIKDGYALKTAELAGYNVCIISGGKNEGVRKRLRDLGITNIFLGVSDKVEQLKEFMDIYDINPAHVLYMGDDIPDLYVMKLVGMPCCPQDAAAEIKDISRYVSHKKGGKGCVRDVIEQVLKVQGKWLQNLDASKS
- a CDS encoding septum formation inhibitor Maf; the encoded protein is MSSKFQPLLFGTFLLFLLSGCEENTSTEEVLLPERKLSEKFKSYWFNGEAEITSYKLDQSRYGEPREGTAVLMYVTEEFLPEAQVKANTKSDKTIPVLKLNATKNFNTGIYPYSIMQSTFYPLEGRSHALKVSASIQEWCGHVYIQLNNRDNFKIDSHSYFEGEADKESELSKTYLENEVWTQLRINPDLLPTGDIHMVPSFETLRLAHKETKAYDAMAEFYQDGEWSVYKISYQELKRDLKIYYSNIAPFKIEKWQEDSEVDGKLYTTTATKMKEIKSDYWTKKSNKDLHLREQLNLN
- a CDS encoding geranylgeranylglycerol-phosphate geranylgeranyltransferase — encoded protein: MLLAVLKLVRVPNLAMILLTQVLIKYGLLDSFGISITLSGLGFSLLAIATICIAAAGNIINDIHDLETDSINKPEKVLVGTKIPFNLAYILYILLSIVGVGIGFFISNLIGKPGFSSIFITISALLYLYATYLKHIIIVGNLAISMLVAFSIIIVGLYDLLPVITPENQQTQSIIFSIILDYSLFALLLNWLREMVKDQEDIKGDYNAGRNTLPIAIGEKRTNLVIFLIGLLPLIAVVYYLYNYLFENLWAVLYALFLIVAPLLYFMIHIWTAENKRDYTKLSLLLKIIMLLGIISLGLYKFILR
- a CDS encoding mechanosensitive ion channel domain-containing protein yields the protein MMAIFYTYQNQIIYTTIIVVSLLIIQFTMKKAAHRVGKQSEIHITRTRLMFKYINILIFLVSVFLLSLAWGVGVKDLSIYFSSIFAVIGVALFAIWSILSNITSGIILFFSFPYKIGDKIKIHDKDAPIEGIIDDIKAFHIHLINDQGELVTYPNNLILQKAVSLIKKDVYLDEGKDSL
- a CDS encoding Maf family nucleotide pyrophosphatase; the encoded protein is MLKEKLKNHRIILASGSPRRHQFLKDLNIPFIINVKKVKEVYPGRLKHSGITDYLSELKAGVFRHELRKEDILITSDTIVWHENEALGKPETTKQAFEMLRSMSGKTHEVITSVTFTTSTFQSTVNATTKVTFKELSKEEIDYYILNYHPLDKAGAYGIQEWIGLIGITNVEGSYFNVVGLPTHLVYETLLEIASL
- a CDS encoding Rossmann-like and DUF2520 domain-containing protein; protein product: MKRIVLFGTGNVATHLFEAYNNSANYKIIQVYNHASTSLQHFKDEVEITTDLDEITPADIYILALKDDILAKVSQKMKETDALVLHTAGAVSIEVLNKFKNHGVFYPLQTFSKHKKVNFTKIPICIETNTIANTIILKELASEISGKVFEISSEQRKSLHVAAVFVSNFVNFLYTEGEKICNNNQVPFEILHPLILETASKAINMGPKDAQTGPAKREDQEVINSHLEFLNEEQQNIYSLLTLSIQNLHGKEL